The Acidisarcina polymorpha genome includes the window GACCAGCAACGCTACCCGCTCAGCCGGGAAGCGGCGCTTGCCTACGCGCTTCCCTAAAAACCGCCGTCCCCTTGGGAGGTCAGCTCTTCGGCGGACTGGACGGCCCCGACTTCTTTTCAAGGCCGCCCCCGGAGGGACGGCCTCGCTGGAAAACGGAAGACGGATTGATCTCATCCGCCGATGCGAACCTCCCGATTGATTTCCTTCCAGGTGGAGGGCACAGGCTCGGGGAAGTTGTACCAGATAACTTCCAAAAGACTAAGACTGCCTTCCGCGAAGTGAAGAAGAACGCTGATGACATCGTTCTTGCCATCCAGGTTTATCCCTAATTCGATCTCTCCCACCAAGCCCTGATGACCACCGAACCGGGGATTCTGTGGTTGAGAAGGAGCTTCTAAAACAACTGAACGGCAGCCGCATCTGCATTCAGCGACTATGAACAGTTCACCTAAATCTACGTCGCTCCACGCCGGATTAGCCAAGACGATCTCGTTTATCCAAGCTCCTTCTTGGGAAGTCGGAGGCCTCCTCGGCACGTTGATGTAGCTACCATGTTCCATGCTCATCTCTTTGTAAACACCGTGGATTATTCTGAGCACACCATTGACCATTTTGCCCCTAAACCCTACGTCCGTTCCGAGTATCTGCAACAGAGCCGCCGAAACTCATGAACGAAGCCGATACTCTACAGCCTTTAACCTACGACCCGCTCAACCCGCTGAAAACAGGGCAGGGAAGCATGGTACGGCTTTCAATGGTGTGTTCTCAGGTCGCCATCGCCAACTTGGTTCCAGTTGACGCAGTTAATCGCGGCAAATTCTACAGGGACAGTTTGGTTGTATCCGTGCCAAGCGCAAAAGCGATACCAGTGCGGTCCGAACTGATCAAAATACTGCACTATGCCAAAGACAGCCAAATAAGATCTTCCTGCCCTCAAGTCTTCTAACTCTTTTGGCGAAAGAAACCTATTTTTGTAGTTAACTTTGTCGAGCAGAGGAATATCCAGAATCGCGACCTCCATTGGAAAAATGGGATTGTGAAGCAGTTGCGTCCTAGCCTGACTAAGGTTTAAAGAAGGGGGATTTCCAGCATTAATTATCTCGAATACCCCTTCACTAAAGCTGGTGCTTATTATGCTCTTACCAATATTGGTGAGAGTAGCTTCTATCACCGGTGTTTGGTCAGATTTGAGATTAGTGGGGAATTGATAGTTAACCTTTACCCACGCCCGCTCGTCAACTTGGAAATTGTGCCGGAGATCGTGCCACTGGAGATAGGTTATCCCCCCATAAAAAGTAACGATCACGAGCGTAAGAATTTCTATAACGAGGCGTATTTTGTCGCGGATTGCAGTCTCTTTACAAGCGGCATTTTCCTGTTCCTGGTCAAGAGGGTGACTCTTTGTCAGTATTTCTCCAGTCACTCTTGCGTCGCCGTTCCAGTGGCAAAAATGTTTCTCGGCGGCCCCCTTATCTGGATTGGAATGGCCTCGATTGCCGGCTCGTTTATTTTGGCTTGACATAAGACCTAGTTTGGTAAAACACGGATTCTACAAAGGCCGTTAAAGCACCTGAAGAAATCAAAATCGATTAGATTCCCTACAATATTCGCACGATCAAATGCATCGTTGTGGACGAAAATTAATTCGACGCGGGTTGCGACAGCTGAGCTTGCCCCCGGGAAACGTCTCTCCTAGCGAGCTGTTGTAATTGCGAAGAGGAGACTTTGGTGCAGAAGTTGACGCGTCGGCGGTACACGTTGGAGTACAAGCAGGAGGCGGTTCGTCTGGTGGGGCGCAACTTCACCGTGGCCCCGGCGAACACCGTCTGGGTGGGCGAGATGACCTATATCCCCACTCGGGAAGGCTGGCTGTACCTTGCCGTAGTGCTCGATCTGTTCAGCCGCCGCATCGTGGGCTGGGCCATGGGTGCAACGATCGACTCGGCGCTGGCCTGCGGCGCCCTCGACATGGCGTGGCACAGCCGCTCGGCCGCCGCGGGCCTGATCTTCCATAGCGATCGCGGAAGCCAGTACGCAAGCCGTTGCTACACGGACCTGCTTGCCGGGCATTCAATCAAGGCTTCCATGAGTCGCAAGGGCAACTGCTGGGACAACGCCTGCTCGGAGACCCTGTTCGGCTCACTGAAGGTTGAGCGGCTGCATGGCATGGAGTTCAACAACCATAGGGAGGCCAAGGACGCGACGCTCGAATGGCTGCTCAGGTACAACCGGTCGAGGATGCACTCGACGTTGCGCTACTTCAGCCCAGCACAGTTCCAGCAACAAGCACTCGCTTCACCAATCGCTCTCGCAGCCTGACCGCGAAGGCGCAACCGCAACTCGACGAAAGTCCAAAACCAGTACGCTTATGAGAGACGCGTTCTTGATGGAACACGCGCGCTAATCGAAGCTAGTCAAGCGCCAGGCGGCGGTCTTCAATCTCACGCGTGACATCTGCGGCAAGGTATGCATCGTCGAACGCGCTTTCGGCATTGGCGCTTGTGCGCTCGCGGAGGCCGTCGCGCTCATCGATGAAAGGCTCACACTTCAGACTGCTTGACCCACGGATGGAAAACGCCCCAGATGCCTCCGCGATGACTTTCAATCTTGCAACAGGGCCGTTGAGATCTATGATCAGAAAGACTCAGACAGCTTCGCAGCTCTTTGTGCTGCACTGGCAGGCCGCATGTTGAAGAAACGCACGAAAACACCTGTCCCGCTTCGATCGCTGACTGACTTCATAGAAGAATTCGATCGGTACTTCTCGGGTTCGACCCAACTGAAATGCTATCGAGGCCAGCGGGATGCCTCTTGGCCGAATGTAGCCGGTATATTTCGCCCTGACGCCAAAGAGCTTCTTGAAGATGAGAAAAGGGCAGTTCGAAGACTGATCTCAGTGCAGCCTCATGAGTTTGCGTCGGACGAAACCATGTTCGACAAGCTCGTTCGGATGCAGCATTTTGGACTGCCAACTCGATTGTTGGATGTTTCGCGTAATGCAATGGTGGCGCTCTTCTTTGCGACGGATGCAGGCCCCATCGACAGCAAACCGAGCGACGGTCTGGTGACCGCGTTTGCTATTCCGCCGGAACTTGAGAAGTACTATGACAGCGACTCTGTAAGCTGCATTGCCAACTTGGCCAACATGACTGCCGAGGAGAAGGCCAAGCTTTTTCAATTGAAAGAGACGCTGACCGAGGATCTATCAGAAGCTCGCACCATCGAACTCTTCAACCAGAACGACGTGGTGCAGCGACTCCTTCAATTCATCCGAGCCGAAAAATCATACTTTAGGCCGATCATGAACCCCGCAGATTTGTTTGTGCCGTATTTTGTCCATCCAAAAATGAGCAACCGACGAATCCTTGCGCAGTCCGGGGCTTTCATCCTCTACGGCTTTACTCCGCCCCAGACGATGTTCTTTCCCTATCAGATCGACCCAACCTCATTTACTGTTCCCCACGATGTCAAACGCTCCATTCGAGAGGCGCTCGACAATATTGGCATCAACGAAAGCACGTTGTTTCCAGAGATTGATAAGGCTGCGGCTTGGATCAAGAACAGCTACCCAGGTAGTTCGGCATCGGGCACGACTATGCAAAAGCCCACAACTGGAATGCACCCAATGCGAGCGTTATGGAATCTTTTTAGGACGAGTAGGTGATGCACCCTCGTTCCTAAACCTTCCTCCACTTGTCCCTGCCGCCAACACTAGTGTCGCGGACTCGCTCAACGAGAACGGCTGAATCCGGGTTGATCTCACGAGCTCGCTCAATCGCCGCAGCCTGGGTCGGAAGGACGTCGCTGGCTCTTTCCGAACCCGGTTTTCGCACCGCGTAATCGCCCTGTTCGCGCCTTTCGATAAACAGTTCATTCTTTGCCATGGAATCCTCGCGTTTCTACGGATCGGATACACCGCCAAGCATAATTGTACGGCTACACGACTCGAGTTGTCCGATTGAGCCGACAAAGCGCGCCCGAGGGTCGCGTTGAGCTTGTCCCTCGCTTTCCAGGCTATGGAACACCTCTTTTCCCAAAAGTTGTTGAACAAAACCGAAGAGCAACCTTCCCAACGAACTACAAGTCATGCAAATGGCCACTGCGCTCCACCTAAGGCGGATGCTTTTTATTAAGGCAACCGGAAAACCAGGCCCGTCGCCGGCCGCCGAGGATCGCAGACCCCACCATGCGCGGTCGGATCGATGGCAGCGATCTGTTGTTTGTGCCGCAGCAACTCCTCCGCCTGAACCGAACCGGTGTAGCTCTTGCCGCTTCGCTTCCGCGCCAGAATCGCCTGCGTCGAAGTCACAAGCTCAATCGGAAGCGAGAGGCCGTCCTTGCCAATTTCCAGAGGCGTCATCTCAGTCTTCCACCTCACCGGAAGCTTTAACTGCTTCATAGGTCTCGGTAATTCCATGTCCAACGGCAGATACAGCTGTTCCATGCTCTCCTGATGCCTCTCCCGCCACAAGATCAGAAGCAGCGGAGTCATCTCCCCGAGAACCATCTGCGTACGCTCCACAATCGCATGGCATCCCCTGCAGAGCGTAATCATCAAATCCAGCTTGGAAACACCTGGCACCCTGTGATGGACGCATAGTTTGCGCCTTTCCAGATTCGGACAGGCACGGCATCGGCGCCCATCCCGATCCAGAACCACTTCGCGCAGGCCGCCGTAATACTCCTCGTCCTGGCGTTTCATCGAGTAGCACGACGAGCACAGTCCGAGCGCGAGGATCTCCGAACGCCCGCATGGACAGAAGATTCCGCGCTGTTTCATCGGCCGCTTATCCTTCATGCTTTCCTGCCCCGACTCAAGTACATATAGACTGTGTTTCTTGACACTCCCAGCTCTTTCGCGAGCATCGCCTTCGACTCGCCCGCTGAGATTCGTTGGAGAAGCACGGCGGCCTGCGCTGCGGGACGAACCGATATGCGGCTAAACGGATAATTGATAAACCAATATACTCGAAGCCGTGTCCGTAAGACGATCCCTCAACGGACGTTCTGCGGAAGATCACCGGTTCGCTGAAACACAGTAAAGCTTGTCTCATTAACCTGGTACGGTGATATTCTCACACAAGGCCCGCCAAACGTTACACATTATGCCAAAAACTCTCATAGGTTACGCACGATGCTCCACGGACAAGCAGGACCTCACCGCCCAGCGGGAAGCACTCACCGATTTAGGAGTTGCGGCGGACCGAATTTATGTAGATCACGGGTTGACCGGAACGAACCGAGCGAGGCCAGGGTTGAACCAGGCGCTTGCCGCTGTTCGCAAGGGAGACACGTTGGTCGTGCCGAAGTTGGATCGACTCGCCCGTTCGGTGCCCGATGCGCGGTCCATTGCAGATGAGCTGGCAGACCGTGGTGTCACCTTGGCTCTTGGACAAAACCGCTATGACCCTTCTAATCCCATGGGCAAGATGTTCTTCAACATCCTGGCCACCTTCGCCGAGTTTGAGTCCGATCTAATTCGACTGCGAACCCGAGAAGGTATGAAGATTGCTCGCGCAAAAGGCAGACTCCGCGGCAAACAGCCGAAGCTCTCAGACAAACAGCAGAAGGAGTTGGGCCGTATGCATGGAACCGGCCAATACACGATCAGCGACTTGGCGGAGTTGTTTTCTATCTCTAGGCCGACGGTGTACCGGACGCTCCTTCGTTCTGCTCAACCGTAATGTGTTTCTCGATCAGTCGGAAGCACAGTGGCCTGTTCGCTTGAGTGCTCGGTGAGTGGTTTGGCGATAATGCGCAAGCTGAGACCTCCGCAACTTCACATGTTCGAGAGCTGGTCTAGGTTGTGACATACGATAGGAACATATCCACTATTAGTGGTGGCGTTGTCCCTACTCGTCTCGCAACGTCTTTGCGGGTTCAATGCGCGCAATGCGCAAAGTGGGCACAGTGGTGGCCAGCAGGGTGACGGCGGCGAGCGTGAGAACTACGGCCGCGATGGTCGGCGCGTCGTAGACGCCGACGCCGTAGAGCACGCTGCGCATGGCGCGTAGAGCGCCGGTACAGAGGATGAGTCCTACGACCAAGCCGGCGACTGAGGCGCGTACGCCCGGTGAGCTTACGTGAATCATGGCGCGGCGGACACTTGATCCGAGCGCAATGCGAATGCCAATCTCGCGAGTCTTCTGCACTACCATGTTGGAGACGAGAGCGAAGATGCCGACCGCACTGAGGAGCAACGCCAGGCCGGCCATGGCGCTGAGCAAGGCTACCTCAATGCGCTGCGTGGCGAGGGTCGCCGCCATCAGATCGCTCATGCTGTAGAAGCCCGAAAAAGGCAGGCTCGGATCGGCACTCGAAAGCGCGCGCTGCATCTGGCCGGTCAGGCCGTCAATGGGCGCAGCGGTGCGGACGATCCAACTTGGCTGGAACCAGGTGTGGACGAGGGGGAGAAGCCGCGCATTTATCTGTGTGGCGGGAATGTACACGGTGCGCTCGCTGGTGATAGGGCCGGAGTCGTCAATGCCGGGCGCAGTGGCTACGTCGGCCACCATTCCGACAATCGTGACGCCCTTGTTGAAGGAGCGGCCGACGGGATCGGCTCCGTTGAAGAAACGGCGCGCGAAGGCCTTGTTCACGATAGCTACCGGCTTGGTGTGGGTGCCGTCAGAGCCGGTGAATGCGCGGCCGCGCAGCAGGGAGATTTGTAGAGCGTCGAAGTAGCCCGGCGTAACGTAGACTACGTCGGTTTCGGCCTCGAGTCCAGCTTCAGGTCCGTCGCCGATCTTCACCGAGTCGTTCAGGGCGCGCTCGTAAGGAAGCGTCAGTCCAACCGCTGCGATCTGCACTCCGGGAATCTGCTGCATTGCCGCGATGGATGTGTCGAGCAGGTGGGCGAAAGCGGCCGGGTCACGATAGCGCGCGTCGTCGAGCGAGGCCTTGGCGGTCATCACGCCGTTTGGAATAAAACCCGGTGGCAGTGTTTCCAGGTGAATGAGCGTGCGGATGAGCAGGCCGGAAGCAGCAAGCAGCACGACGGTCAGAGCTACTTCACCGGCAATAAGAGCCTGCCTCAGGCGCAAGCGATCGCCACCGAATCCTACGCGCATGGCCATGGAGGAACGCAGATCAACCTTGCGCGAGGCGAGGGCGGGTAGCATTCCGAACAGCAGGCAGGTGAATACGGCGACAGCCAGCGTAAACGCAAGCACGCGACCATCGAGAGGCACGCTGGCGACGGGCAGAAAACCCTCAGGAAGCATTGAAAGCAGACCGCGCAGTGCCACAAATCCTGCTCCGATGCCGGCCAATCCGCCCATGAGGGCCAGCAGCAGATTTTCAACCCAAAGCTGCATTTGAATCTGGCCGTGGGACGCGCCAAGGGCCAGGCGGATTGCGATTTCCGGCGTGCGGCGCAGCATGCGTACCAGGGTGAGGCCGGCCAGGTTGGCGCAGGCGATGAGCAGGATGATGCCGGCGGCCAGCATGAGGGTGAGCGCCTTGGGGCGAAGATCTTCTGTCTTGCCTTTTTGCAGGGGCACGGAATACCAGGTGAGTTGCCCCCCGGCAACGTGTCCCGCGAAACGCGCGGCCTGCCCAGCCCAGGCGCGGTTGATCTCCGCGTCTGCCTGCTGCCAGGTGGCTCCGTCGCGCAGGCGTGTAATCACATCGAAGTTGGCTCCGCCGCCTTCCCCCTCGCGGCTTGGCTGGAGAGCGGTGTAAATGTCGGCGTGGGAAGGCGTGACAGCGCCCTGGGGCAGAACGCCGACTACGGTGTAGGGCTCGCCTTTCAGATGAATGGTCTGTCCAAGAAGATTGCGATCGCCGCCAAAGGTGGTGCGCCAGAGGTTGTAGCTCAGGATCGCGGATTTTGGGCCGTGCGGCTGATCTTCTGTGGCAGTGAAGTTGCGCCCGAGGAGCGGCTGAATATCGAGCACATCAAGGTAGTGCGCCGAGATGCGCGCTGCGTGAAGATACTGGACCTGTCCGCCAGCCTGTGAGTAGCGTGGCTGGACCGAGCCCGATTGGACCGGGTCGACCTGAAGATTAACTCCGCTGGCCATGCCGCTTGAAATCGCCGAGATTAACGAGGGGACATTGTCGCGCAGAGCTTCCCACTCCTCCCCGTCGAGGGCGATCATGTCCTGTGAGGGATGGGGGCCAGTGGCGTGTTCGTAGATCACGCCCAGGCGCTCGGGATGCGCGTAAGGCAGGCTCTTGAGCATCAGCGCATTCACGATGGAAAAGATTGCGGTGTTCGCGCCGATCGAGAGCGCAAGCGTAAGGACGACCGTGAGTGTGAAGCCGTGATTTCGACGAAGTTGGCGCAGGCCAAAGCGCGCATCCTGCCATAAAAGCTCCACATCCGTGCCGGCGCGCTGATCACGTACCGCCTGCTTTAGCTGTTCGATACCGCCGAACTCTGCCTGCGCGGTCCGTCGAGCTTCGGACGCAGGCATGCCCGCAGCGATCCTTTCGTCGGTAAGCATATTCACGTAGGCATGCACTTCATCGTCAAGTTGGTTCTCCACCCGGCTCTTTTGGAAGAGATTGCGCATCATGCTGGTAGTACGCGACCAGAGTTTCATCGTTCACTCCTTAACTTGCCCTCAAAGCGTTCGTCATGGCGACGGCAACCCGCGTCCATTGTTCTGTTTCTACTTCAAGCTGGCCCCTTCCGGCTTTAGTGAGGCGGTAAAACTTCGCACGACGATTATTCTCCGACTCGCCCCAGAAGGAACTCAGCCAGCCCGCTTCCTCCAGGCGGTGAAGGGCAGGAAATAACGAGCCAGGCTTGACGAGAAATGTCCCTTGCGTGATCTGCTCGATGCGGCGCGAAACACCCAGACCGTGGAGTTCTCCCGCCCCGAGCGCCTTCAGGATGAGGAGATCGAGAGTGCCTTGCAGAAGACTTGTCTTTTTAGAACTCATTTGCCCCGTCCTATCGAATAACTACATGAGCTTAACCTTCTTCGTACAGATTGTCAATAGGAGATGGAGTTTGGACGGCATCGTCAACTTAATGGGTGTGAGAAGCTGAGGTGGTGAGTAGCGCCGAGCGGTATTATCGTCATCGTTTTCCGATCGAAGTGGTGGAGCACTGCGTCTGGCTGTATTTTCGCTTCTGCCTAAGCTACCGCAATATCGAAGAGATGATGGCTGTGCGCGGTGTCCGAGTGACGTATGAAACGGTTCGGGAATGGTGCCGGAAGTTTGGCGCCCTCTATACGACACAGCTTCGAAAGAGTCGCCCTCGCATCGGTTCGAAGTGGCATCTGGATGAAGTCTTCCTTTAAATGAACGGCGTTCAACACTATCTATGGCGGGCTGTGGATCAGAATGGCGTCACTATCGACATCCTGGTCCAGCCGAAGCGGGATCGCTGGGCGGCACTGCGCTTCTTTCGCAAGCTACTCCACTCCGCAGGAGTTGCCCCTCGCGTCATCGTCACGGACAAACTCCGAAGCTATGCTGCAGCGAAAAGGCTAATCCTGCCTGAGATAGAACACCGGCAGAGCCGTTATCTGAACAATCGATGCGAGAACTCCCATCAGCCCACACGCACACGAGAAAGACAGATGAAACGCTTCCAGAACCCGGAACAGGCACAACGTTTTCTTTCCAGCCTCTAGTCGATCAACACCCTAACGCAATTGTGCCCGCCAAGTGAAGGCGATTTAAGAGCGACGCGTGGACGAAAACATAAAAGGGGGACGCAGGGCGCATCCCCAGATTCCTGCTATGTGAGGCGAGTCTCGGAAGATTGGGCTCGCACGTAAATATAAGTATACCCACCTGAGGGTCGGAGTTCCCTGCGGCGAACCCACCGCCTATCATGAAGCAGGAGTTCGCCCCCGAGGAGACTATGACTTTAGGACGACGATGGTGGGGCCTGATGCTCATTGGAGTTGGCCTGATGCTATTCGGAACAACCCGGCGGCTCTGGCAGGAGTGGTCGTGTTTTGCGATCATCGCTACTGGAATCGTCGTAGCGCTGCCTGCTCGCTTTACAGGCAGGCCTCCGCGATAGGTCTGCCCTACACGAAAGGTTGAAATGGCTGAATCTGATCTACAAGCAGAAATAGCACGGCTCCGAGCGGAAAACGATCGGCTCAAAGGAAGAAGCGAGCGAGGCGTGACCATGAAGGTCAGCGAGAAAGGAGCTCTCTCCGTCTATGGTCTTGGCCGATTTCCGATCACGCTCTACAAAGAACAATGGCGCAAAGTTCTCAGCATGGCGGCTGAGATCGAGGAGTACATCCAGGAGAACGACTCCAAGCTGAAGGCGAAAGAGTAGCGACAATCCGCCAGGCTCCCCTTATCAAGTAAGGCGTCCTCCTTACAATGTAAGGAGAGGGCGTAGGAATGTCTTTGGTTCTGTCGCAGTAGGGCGGTTTGCTAACCTTTGCATTGACTGTGAGGAGTTGGCGAACATGAAACAGGCATTGAATCCATTGCTGGCCAGGGTGTTGAACGCTTGCACTATCCGTTAGATGTGATTCTGCTTTGTGTCCGCTGGTACAGTGCATATCCGTTGAGCCTTAGGAACCTAGAAGAGATGATGGCCGAGCGTGGGATCTCGGTCGATCACTCGACGGTACACCGCTGGGCAATGAAAGTGTTGCCGGTGACTATCATTGTGCTCGAAAAGAAGAGCCGGACATTATCTGGATGTCCGGCTCTTGGAAGCCCAAATAAAGTTTCCTTAGAACTCCAGCCGGAATGTGACCTGACCCTGGCGATTGCAATTGCCAATATTCCCTTGGTTATTGCATCCCTGGTTAACGACCTGGCCAAATGTACTGTCATCCACGTTGGTGTCTGGACCGTTGAAGATCGTTCGATTCAACGCGTTGAAGTAGTCGACCTGGAGAATACCGGTAAAGCGTTCCCCAAAGAAAAACCGTTTCCTCGCATTAAAATTCTCATTGTAGAACGCTGGATCCTTGAGCGCGCCGAAATTGCGCGGGGTGTCGGCCAACGTATAGGGAGGGCTATCCGTGAATGCAGCTGGGTTGAAGATCGGTGTGACGGCTTTCGTGATGAACTGAGTGCGGGCACGATTGTAGCTACCAGTGTGGAGTGCGACCCCTGGCACACGGAGCGGGCGATAAAAGCCATTAGGAAACGGAGTGCCATTTTGCGTCACGCCGAGAGGAGTTCCCGAAACGTATGTAGTGACCCACGCGACCTGCCAACCGCCGAAAATCTGGCCGGTTACACCATGATTGGAGAAATACTTCTTTCCGGGACCTATAGGTAGCTCGTAGGTTCCGCTGATTTTGAGCGTTTCCAGGGGATTGTTGCTGGAGATGACCCATTCCGGCTTTTGGTTGAATTTGTTGATGCCGCCATTAGCGAAACTGGAGAATCCGCTGCTAGTATTGTCCATTTGGTGGGAAAGCGTATATCCAGAAAGGAACGCCAGACCGTTTGTAAAACGCTTGTCGACCTCGACTTGGATGCTTTGATAATAGGTAGTGCCTGAACCTTCAAAGTTATTGAAGATATTTGAGTACTGCGGGTAAGGCACCAGCGATTGCGCCACCGTAGCCGATCCGCCGAAATCATTGATAAAGTTGCTATACGGCAGGCTAAACCCGGCGGCTTGGGCGGCTCCGTTGTTGAAGGTCAATCCGAGCTGGCTACCCAGGGCTAGGTATTTCGGATCGAGCTGGTCGATTTTATTCAATTGGCTGGGCAGGTGGATGATCCGGTTGCCAAGCCAAGCTACGGTAAGAAACATGTTGTAGGGAAGCTCGCGCTGATAGTTTGCGTTCCACTGCTGGGCGTAGGGGGCGTAGCCGTCGTTCTTGCTGAAGGCGTTGATTTGAGTACCCGCACCGAGCGCGGTGTTGAAGGGGGTTCCCGGCGGGTCCGGCAGGATATTGGTATCCCAGCTTCCGTAGGCGGATTGCGCAGTACCCGTGCTGTTCCGCTTGAACGATCCCGCCAACAAGTTCCCGTAGTTCACGGCGACTTTGTTGGTCCCATATTCGTAAGCGCCTCCATTCAGGAACGCCACGGAGAAGCCAGCCTGGACGACTGATTTTTCATTCAACTTGTAGGCGAACCCAACGCGAGGACCGAAGTGTCCCCAGTGAATGTCGGCCTTGTTGTATCCGGCACAGCCGATGCAGGCGCCGAACTTGGTCGCAGCGCCCGGAATCGGGGTACCCGAAGCCGTGGCGTAGTGGGGATCTGTCCCGTTGGGATTAAAGAAGACAATATTGTTGTGGTTTTCGGTGAAGGGCGACATAATATCCCAACGCACGCCCACGTTAACGGTCAACTTCGGAGACAGTTTTATGTCGTCCTGTATGTATGGGGAGAAGACATAGTTGCGGAGCTGAAGCTCCTGTGAATTCGTTCGGTTCGCGTTGTCGGGGATCCCGAGTAGGAAGCTGGCGAAGGAACTTCCGGAGCTGTTAAAGTTTGGCTGCTGCACCCCGTTCACATATGGCACCGAAGTAGTACGCTGGCTGAAGTTAAACTGGCCGCCTGCGGTCTGTTCTTCATTATCGTCCTGGTACGAACGGCGGAATTCGCCGCCGATGTTAAAGGTTTGGCGTCCGGTTGTCCAGAGCCAATTATTCACCAAGGCAACGCCGAGTTTGCGGTTGATCGATCCAGAGTTCGACCCGCTCGTGCCCCAACTCGTAAGTGCGCTCTGCCCGTCGAAGGTGATGTTCGGCGGAATTACTCCGCCTTGCACCGCCGGGAATGAGTACCTGCTATGGTTGAGCTGGTCGTTAATTTCACCGATCCAACCGGCCCCCGCGGTCATCGATATGTTCGCTGAATACGCGTGGTTATAAGTGAGCAGGTAACCGCTGCCTTGGGCAGGGAAGTCCCTCAAACTATTCAACGGATTCGGCGGAATGACGAAGGGATTATTGTCAAAGCCGACATTGTGAAAGTGGTTGTGCCACATGCTGAAGTGGACGCTCTGCCGGGTGTCGATGACCTGGTCAACGGTAAAACCCCAAACATGTTGAATTGTCGGGTTTGGATAGGCAACGTAGCTCTTATTCTGCTGCTGACCTCCCGGTCCGCTGCCCTGTTGATCGGGATCGGGAATATAAGGAAGCAGGATGGCTGAAGTCGGACTGATGCGGGCGGGGCAGATTACATTCAGCGCTCCATTGCACTGAAACTGCGCCCCGGTCGTCGGATCGAAGATCGGAATTACGTTGCCATTACTATCGACATAGTGGCTAAAGTCACCGGATTTCATCGCGACACTCGGCACCGTCGCAGGGTTCTGATTTAGGTTATTGAGGCTGAACCACTCCTGGCTGTAATGGCCAAACGTCCGGTTGCGGCCGTCATATACT containing:
- a CDS encoding TonB-dependent receptor; the protein is MRHLAKIEKNLHLHYWKPSLRPAIALAVAIGCFQFLMPRTALAQANAGITGTITDSSGAVVPGAKVTVTEQTTAVSSILVSSSAGTYAVKGLNPGHYTITVEAAGFEKEIHRDVNVEVSLVVTIDIVLSAGATSQTVEVTSPQIALNTTQPQLGSTVEPEVVASLPNLVSGRGRDISALQFLVPGTTGSQFSHRIGGGVDFEQEIVYNGIPVVQPETEGYTTNFNPPFELVQEFRVERSTFAAQFGLGLGALTYQMASGGNTYHGDLFEIMRNSWFDSVGFFNGKDWNSNNPDNKPPTDHEHNYGFSVGGPISIPKVYDGRNRTFGHYSQEWFSLNNLNQNPATVPSVAMKSGDFSHYVDSNGNVIPIFDPTTGAQFQCNGALNVICPARISPTSAILLPYIPDPDQQGSGPGGQQQNKSYVAYPNPTIQHVWGFTVDQVIDTRQSVHFSMWHNHFHNVGFDNNPFVIPPNPLNSLRDFPAQGSGYLLTYNHAYSANISMTAGAGWIGEINDQLNHSRYSFPAVQGGVIPPNITFDGQSALTSWGTSGSNSGSINRKLGVALVNNWLWTTGRQTFNIGGEFRRSYQDDNEEQTAGGQFNFSQRTTSVPYVNGVQQPNFNSSGSSFASFLLGIPDNANRTNSQELQLRNYVFSPYIQDDIKLSPKLTVNVGVRWDIMSPFTENHNNIVFFNPNGTDPHYATASGTPIPGAATKFGACIGCAGYNKADIHWGHFGPRVGFAYKLNEKSVVQAGFSVAFLNGGAYEYGTNKVAVNYGNLLAGSFKRNSTGTAQSAYGSWDTNILPDPPGTPFNTALGAGTQINAFSKNDGYAPYAQQWNANYQRELPYNMFLTVAWLGNRIIHLPSQLNKIDQLDPKYLALGSQLGLTFNNGAAQAAGFSLPYSNFINDFGGSATVAQSLVPYPQYSNIFNNFEGSGTTYYQSIQVEVDKRFTNGLAFLSGYTLSHQMDNTSSGFSSFANGGINKFNQKPEWVISSNNPLETLKISGTYELPIGPGKKYFSNHGVTGQIFGGWQVAWVTTYVSGTPLGVTQNGTPFPNGFYRPLRVPGVALHTGSYNRARTQFITKAVTPIFNPAAFTDSPPYTLADTPRNFGALKDPAFYNENFNARKRFFFGERFTGILQVDYFNALNRTIFNGPDTNVDDSTFGQVVNQGCNNQGNIGNCNRQGQVTFRLEF